AGGGAGAGAACCTCGAACACCAAAAAGAGTTATTTTCATCTAGTTCCTTTTAAAAATCCTGACATTACATCATCGGAAGGAATGCAATTGTTAGTTAGCCCGGAAATCCAAGAAAAGCTTTGGAAGTTTACTACCAAGACTTCCTATCAATCAGACTATCTCCTGCAACCTAAAGACCGAGGAAAAAAAATCGACCTAAAAAAATCTTTCCCGGCAGAGATTCAAAACTTTGTTTTAGAACTTGGATCGGGTTGGGGTGAAGTTGCCATCGAATTGGCAAATCGTGACCGCCAAACAGGTTATCTACTTATGGAAAAGAAGGTAAACCGAATCGTTCACACCGAAAAACAACGAAAAACGCTGGGTCTAGAAAATATCCGCTATATGACCGTTAACTTCCAGTGGTTCTTCGATGAGTTACTCGAGAAAGAAATTTTTGACACAATTATTATCAATTTCCCTGACCCTTGGCCCAAGAA
The sequence above is drawn from the Leptospira sp. WS4.C2 genome and encodes:
- a CDS encoding tRNA (guanosine(46)-N(7))-methyltransferase TrmB gives rise to the protein MLVSPEIQEKLWKFTTKTSYQSDYLLQPKDRGKKIDLKKSFPAEIQNFVLELGSGWGEVAIELANRDRQTGYLLMEKKVNRIVHTEKQRKTLGLENIRYMTVNFQWFFDELLEKEIFDTIIINFPDPWPKKKHRKNRLMQANMLEQIYDLLKPGGKLLFATDYGPYARRTISLFRKFPKLVWLEKEYEFERPGFPVSFFETEKRNEGKRIYYLNRIKPK